The following are encoded in a window of Pelecanus crispus isolate bPelCri1 chromosome 6, bPelCri1.pri, whole genome shotgun sequence genomic DNA:
- the ATG13 gene encoding autophagy-related protein 13 isoform X4: MSVNRLPYAMDTDLSSQDRKDLDKFIKFFALKTVQVIVQARLGEKICTRSSSSPTGSDWFNLAIKDIPEVTHEAKKALAGQLPAVGRSMCVEISLKTSEGDSMELEIWCLEMNEKCDKEIKVSYTVYNRLSLLLKSLLAITRVTPAYRLSRKQGHEYVILYRIYFGEVQLSGLGEGFQTVRVGTVGTPVGTITLSCAYRINLAFMSTRQFERTPPIMGIIIDHFVDRPYPSSSPMHPCNYRAGEDNGAVYPSVEDSQEVCTTSFSTSPPSQLIGPGKEGGVPPIPSQPAHGTQADQERMCTPLDGVHYSAATPSSSEDTETVSNSSEGKCGSPHDLLETIFMRKVGAFVNKPINQVNPPDSPETESPLQGSLHSEGSSGSSTGNTHDDFVMIDFKPAFSKDDILPMDLGTFYREFQNPPQLSSLSIDIGAQSMAEDLEMGWSESCLSGSTGWSRLLPPTERVKCTGALQLE, encoded by the exons ATGTCAGTGAACAG ATTGCCATATGCAATGGACACTGATCTCAGTTCCCAGGACAGGAAGGACCTGGACAAGTTCATcaaattttttgctttaaag acAGTACAAGTAATTGTCCAGGCCCGACTTGGAGAGAAAATCTGTACCCGATCATCATCCTCCCCAACAGGCTCTGACTGg TTCAATTTGGCAATCAAAGATATACCAGAGGTTACTcatgaagcaaaaaaagcccTGGCAGGACAACTACCTGCTGTTGGACGGTCTATGTGCGTGGAGATTTCTCTCAAAACTTCAGAG GGGGACTCTATGGAGCTGGAAATTTGGTGTctagaaatgaatgaaaa GTGTGACAAGGAAATCAAAGTTTCATACACCGTGTACAACAGGCTGTCTCTACTGCTGAAGTCCTTGCTTGCTATAACGAGGGTAACTCCAGCCTACAGACTCTCAAGGAAACAAGGCCATGAATATGTAATATTGTACAG gaTATATTTTGGTGAAGTGCAACTGAGTGGCTTGGGAGAAG GTTTCCAGACAGTCCGTGTTGGGACGGTGGGTACCCCAGTGGGCACCATCACTTTGTCTTGTGCCTACAGAATCAACCTCGCTTTCATGTCAACCAG GCAGTTTGAAAGGACCCCTCCTATCATGGGGATTATCATTGATCACTTTGTGGACCGTCCCTATCCCAGCTCTTCACCTATGCATCCCTGCAATTACAG AGCTGGTGAGGACAATGGTGCAGTATACCCCTCAGTAGAAGATTCCCAAGAAGTGTGTACCACATCTTTTTCCACCTCTCCTCCGTCTCAG TTGATTGGTCCAGGCAAAGAGGGGGGAGTTCCCCCAATTCCTAGCCAGCCAGCACATGGTACTCAAGCTGACCAAGAGAGGATGTGCACCCCACTGGATGGAGTCCACTACTCAGCAGCTACTCCTTCTAGTAG CGAGGACACAGAAACAGTATCAAACAGCAGTGAAGGGAAGTGTGGCTCCCCACATGACCTTTTGGAGACCATCTTTATGAGGAAGGTGGGAGCTTTTGTCAACAAACCCATTAACCAG GTCAATCCTCCTGACTCCCCAGAAACTGAATCTCCTCTACAAGGCAGCTTACACTCGGAGGgctccagtggcagcagcacagggaacaCCCACGATGACTTTGTTATGATTGACTTT AAaccagcattttcaaaagatgACATTCTTCCAATGGACCTGGGGACATTTTACCGTGAGTTTCAGAACCCCCCTCAACTCAGCAGCCTCTCCATTGACATTGGAGCACAGTCCATGGCAGAGGATTTG gaaATGGGATGGTCAGAGAGCTGCCTGTCAGGAAGCACAGGATGGAGCAGGTTGCTGCCTCCAACAGAGAGGGTAAAATGCACTGGTGCATTACAGTTGGAGTAG
- the ATG13 gene encoding autophagy-related protein 13 isoform X2, with translation MSVNRLPYAMDTDLSSQDRKDLDKFIKFFALKTVQVIVQARLGEKICTRSSSSPTGSDWFNLAIKDIPEVTHEAKKALAGQLPAVGRSMCVEISLKTSEGDSMELEIWCLEMNEKCDKEIKVSYTVYNRLSLLLKSLLAITRVTPAYRLSRKQGHEYVILYRIYFGEVQLSGLGEGFQTVRVGTVGTPVGTITLSCAYRINLAFMSTRQFERTPPIMGIIIDHFVDRPYPSSSPMHPCNYRAGEDNGAVYPSVEDSQEVCTTSFSTSPPSQLIGPGKEGGVPPIPSQPAHGTQADQERMCTPLDGVHYSAATPSSSEDTETVSNSSEGKCGSPHDLLETIFMRKVGAFVNKPINQVTMANLDIPFAMFAPKNVELEDNDPMVNPPDSPETESPLQGSLHSEGSSGSSTGNTHDDFVMIDFKPAFSKDDILPMDLGTFYREFQNPPQLSSLSIDIGAQSMAEDLEMGWSESCLSGSTGWSRLLPPTERVKCTGALQLE, from the exons ATGTCAGTGAACAG ATTGCCATATGCAATGGACACTGATCTCAGTTCCCAGGACAGGAAGGACCTGGACAAGTTCATcaaattttttgctttaaag acAGTACAAGTAATTGTCCAGGCCCGACTTGGAGAGAAAATCTGTACCCGATCATCATCCTCCCCAACAGGCTCTGACTGg TTCAATTTGGCAATCAAAGATATACCAGAGGTTACTcatgaagcaaaaaaagcccTGGCAGGACAACTACCTGCTGTTGGACGGTCTATGTGCGTGGAGATTTCTCTCAAAACTTCAGAG GGGGACTCTATGGAGCTGGAAATTTGGTGTctagaaatgaatgaaaa GTGTGACAAGGAAATCAAAGTTTCATACACCGTGTACAACAGGCTGTCTCTACTGCTGAAGTCCTTGCTTGCTATAACGAGGGTAACTCCAGCCTACAGACTCTCAAGGAAACAAGGCCATGAATATGTAATATTGTACAG gaTATATTTTGGTGAAGTGCAACTGAGTGGCTTGGGAGAAG GTTTCCAGACAGTCCGTGTTGGGACGGTGGGTACCCCAGTGGGCACCATCACTTTGTCTTGTGCCTACAGAATCAACCTCGCTTTCATGTCAACCAG GCAGTTTGAAAGGACCCCTCCTATCATGGGGATTATCATTGATCACTTTGTGGACCGTCCCTATCCCAGCTCTTCACCTATGCATCCCTGCAATTACAG AGCTGGTGAGGACAATGGTGCAGTATACCCCTCAGTAGAAGATTCCCAAGAAGTGTGTACCACATCTTTTTCCACCTCTCCTCCGTCTCAG TTGATTGGTCCAGGCAAAGAGGGGGGAGTTCCCCCAATTCCTAGCCAGCCAGCACATGGTACTCAAGCTGACCAAGAGAGGATGTGCACCCCACTGGATGGAGTCCACTACTCAGCAGCTACTCCTTCTAGTAG CGAGGACACAGAAACAGTATCAAACAGCAGTGAAGGGAAGTGTGGCTCCCCACATGACCTTTTGGAGACCATCTTTATGAGGAAGGTGGGAGCTTTTGTCAACAAACCCATTAACCAG GTGACCATGGCCAACTTAGACATTCCTTTTGCCATGTTTGCTCCCAAGAATGTTGAGCTGGAAGATAACGACCCCATG GTCAATCCTCCTGACTCCCCAGAAACTGAATCTCCTCTACAAGGCAGCTTACACTCGGAGGgctccagtggcagcagcacagggaacaCCCACGATGACTTTGTTATGATTGACTTT AAaccagcattttcaaaagatgACATTCTTCCAATGGACCTGGGGACATTTTACCGTGAGTTTCAGAACCCCCCTCAACTCAGCAGCCTCTCCATTGACATTGGAGCACAGTCCATGGCAGAGGATTTG gaaATGGGATGGTCAGAGAGCTGCCTGTCAGGAAGCACAGGATGGAGCAGGTTGCTGCCTCCAACAGAGAGGGTAAAATGCACTGGTGCATTACAGTTGGAGTAG
- the ATG13 gene encoding autophagy-related protein 13 isoform X3 — translation MSVNRLPYAMDTDLSSQDRKDLDKFIKFFALKTVQVIVQARLGEKICTRSSSSPTGSDWFNLAIKDIPEVTHEAKKALAGQLPAVGRSMCVEISLKTSEGDSMELEIWCLEMNEKCDKEIKVSYTVYNRLSLLLKSLLAITRVTPAYRLSRKQGHEYVILYRIYFGEVQLSGLGEGFQTVRVGTVGTPVGTITLSCAYRINLAFMSTRQFERTPPIMGIIIDHFVDRPYPSSSPMHPCNYRAGEDNGAVYPSVEDSQEVCTTSFSTSPPSQLIGPGKEGGVPPIPSQPAHGTQADQERMCTPLDGVHYSAATPSSSEDTETVSNSSEGKCGSPHDLLETIFMRKVGAFVNKPINQVTMANLDIPFAMFAPKNVELEDNDPMVNPPDSPETESPLQGSLHSEGSSGSSTGNTHDDFVMIDFKPAFSKDDILPMDLGTFYREFQNPPQLSSLSIDIGAQSMAEDLDSLPEKLAVHEKNVKEFDAFVETLQ, via the exons ATGTCAGTGAACAG ATTGCCATATGCAATGGACACTGATCTCAGTTCCCAGGACAGGAAGGACCTGGACAAGTTCATcaaattttttgctttaaag acAGTACAAGTAATTGTCCAGGCCCGACTTGGAGAGAAAATCTGTACCCGATCATCATCCTCCCCAACAGGCTCTGACTGg TTCAATTTGGCAATCAAAGATATACCAGAGGTTACTcatgaagcaaaaaaagcccTGGCAGGACAACTACCTGCTGTTGGACGGTCTATGTGCGTGGAGATTTCTCTCAAAACTTCAGAG GGGGACTCTATGGAGCTGGAAATTTGGTGTctagaaatgaatgaaaa GTGTGACAAGGAAATCAAAGTTTCATACACCGTGTACAACAGGCTGTCTCTACTGCTGAAGTCCTTGCTTGCTATAACGAGGGTAACTCCAGCCTACAGACTCTCAAGGAAACAAGGCCATGAATATGTAATATTGTACAG gaTATATTTTGGTGAAGTGCAACTGAGTGGCTTGGGAGAAG GTTTCCAGACAGTCCGTGTTGGGACGGTGGGTACCCCAGTGGGCACCATCACTTTGTCTTGTGCCTACAGAATCAACCTCGCTTTCATGTCAACCAG GCAGTTTGAAAGGACCCCTCCTATCATGGGGATTATCATTGATCACTTTGTGGACCGTCCCTATCCCAGCTCTTCACCTATGCATCCCTGCAATTACAG AGCTGGTGAGGACAATGGTGCAGTATACCCCTCAGTAGAAGATTCCCAAGAAGTGTGTACCACATCTTTTTCCACCTCTCCTCCGTCTCAG TTGATTGGTCCAGGCAAAGAGGGGGGAGTTCCCCCAATTCCTAGCCAGCCAGCACATGGTACTCAAGCTGACCAAGAGAGGATGTGCACCCCACTGGATGGAGTCCACTACTCAGCAGCTACTCCTTCTAGTAG CGAGGACACAGAAACAGTATCAAACAGCAGTGAAGGGAAGTGTGGCTCCCCACATGACCTTTTGGAGACCATCTTTATGAGGAAGGTGGGAGCTTTTGTCAACAAACCCATTAACCAG GTGACCATGGCCAACTTAGACATTCCTTTTGCCATGTTTGCTCCCAAGAATGTTGAGCTGGAAGATAACGACCCCATG GTCAATCCTCCTGACTCCCCAGAAACTGAATCTCCTCTACAAGGCAGCTTACACTCGGAGGgctccagtggcagcagcacagggaacaCCCACGATGACTTTGTTATGATTGACTTT AAaccagcattttcaaaagatgACATTCTTCCAATGGACCTGGGGACATTTTACCGTGAGTTTCAGAACCCCCCTCAACTCAGCAGCCTCTCCATTGACATTGGAGCACAGTCCATGGCAGAGGATTTG GACTCGTTACCAGAGAAGCTGGCAGTCCACGAGAAAAATGTCAAAGAGTTCGATGCCTTTGTAGAAACCTTGCAGTGA
- the ATG13 gene encoding autophagy-related protein 13 isoform X1 yields the protein MSVNRLPYAMDTDLSSQDRKDLDKFIKFFALKTVQVIVQARLGEKICTRSSSSPTGSDWFNLAIKDIPEVTHEAKKALAGQLPAVGRSMCVEISLKTSEGDSMELEIWCLEMNEKCDKEIKVSYTVYNRLSLLLKSLLAITRVTPAYRLSRKQGHEYVILYRIYFGEVQLSGLGEGFQTVRVGTVGTPVGTITLSCAYRINLAFMSTRQFERTPPIMGIIIDHFVDRPYPSSSPMHPCNYRAGEDNGAVYPSVEDSQEVCTTSFSTSPPSQCVFTVTKAHFQTPPPVVTDTLKVPVMGLAFSHQLSSSRLSYQPAALGVGSADMGYPVLFAGGLNAAHPHQLIGPGKEGGVPPIPSQPAHGTQADQERMCTPLDGVHYSAATPSSSEDTETVSNSSEGKCGSPHDLLETIFMRKVGAFVNKPINQVTMANLDIPFAMFAPKNVELEDNDPMVNPPDSPETESPLQGSLHSEGSSGSSTGNTHDDFVMIDFKPAFSKDDILPMDLGTFYREFQNPPQLSSLSIDIGAQSMAEDLDSLPEKLAVHEKNVKEFDAFVETLQ from the exons ATGTCAGTGAACAG ATTGCCATATGCAATGGACACTGATCTCAGTTCCCAGGACAGGAAGGACCTGGACAAGTTCATcaaattttttgctttaaag acAGTACAAGTAATTGTCCAGGCCCGACTTGGAGAGAAAATCTGTACCCGATCATCATCCTCCCCAACAGGCTCTGACTGg TTCAATTTGGCAATCAAAGATATACCAGAGGTTACTcatgaagcaaaaaaagcccTGGCAGGACAACTACCTGCTGTTGGACGGTCTATGTGCGTGGAGATTTCTCTCAAAACTTCAGAG GGGGACTCTATGGAGCTGGAAATTTGGTGTctagaaatgaatgaaaa GTGTGACAAGGAAATCAAAGTTTCATACACCGTGTACAACAGGCTGTCTCTACTGCTGAAGTCCTTGCTTGCTATAACGAGGGTAACTCCAGCCTACAGACTCTCAAGGAAACAAGGCCATGAATATGTAATATTGTACAG gaTATATTTTGGTGAAGTGCAACTGAGTGGCTTGGGAGAAG GTTTCCAGACAGTCCGTGTTGGGACGGTGGGTACCCCAGTGGGCACCATCACTTTGTCTTGTGCCTACAGAATCAACCTCGCTTTCATGTCAACCAG GCAGTTTGAAAGGACCCCTCCTATCATGGGGATTATCATTGATCACTTTGTGGACCGTCCCTATCCCAGCTCTTCACCTATGCATCCCTGCAATTACAG AGCTGGTGAGGACAATGGTGCAGTATACCCCTCAGTAGAAGATTCCCAAGAAGTGTGTACCACATCTTTTTCCACCTCTCCTCCGTCTCAG TGTGTTTTTACTGTCACAAAGGCACATTTTCAGACCCCTCCTCCTGTGGTGACGGACACCTTGAAGGTCCCAGTGATGGGACTGGCCTTTTCACATCAA CTTTCCAGCTCTCGTCTTTCCTATcagcctgctgccctgggagtTGGATCAGCTGACATGGGGTATCCTGTACTCTTTGCTGGTGGCTTGAATGCTGCACACCCTCACCAG TTGATTGGTCCAGGCAAAGAGGGGGGAGTTCCCCCAATTCCTAGCCAGCCAGCACATGGTACTCAAGCTGACCAAGAGAGGATGTGCACCCCACTGGATGGAGTCCACTACTCAGCAGCTACTCCTTCTAGTAG CGAGGACACAGAAACAGTATCAAACAGCAGTGAAGGGAAGTGTGGCTCCCCACATGACCTTTTGGAGACCATCTTTATGAGGAAGGTGGGAGCTTTTGTCAACAAACCCATTAACCAG GTGACCATGGCCAACTTAGACATTCCTTTTGCCATGTTTGCTCCCAAGAATGTTGAGCTGGAAGATAACGACCCCATG GTCAATCCTCCTGACTCCCCAGAAACTGAATCTCCTCTACAAGGCAGCTTACACTCGGAGGgctccagtggcagcagcacagggaacaCCCACGATGACTTTGTTATGATTGACTTT AAaccagcattttcaaaagatgACATTCTTCCAATGGACCTGGGGACATTTTACCGTGAGTTTCAGAACCCCCCTCAACTCAGCAGCCTCTCCATTGACATTGGAGCACAGTCCATGGCAGAGGATTTG GACTCGTTACCAGAGAAGCTGGCAGTCCACGAGAAAAATGTCAAAGAGTTCGATGCCTTTGTAGAAACCTTGCAGTGA
- the ATG13 gene encoding autophagy-related protein 13 isoform X5, with product MSVNRLPYAMDTDLSSQDRKDLDKFIKFFALKTVQVIVQARLGEKICTRSSSSPTGSDWFNLAIKDIPEVTHEAKKALAGQLPAVGRSMCVEISLKTSEGDSMELEIWCLEMNEKCDKEIKVSYTVYNRLSLLLKSLLAITRVTPAYRLSRKQGHEYVILYRIYFGEVQLSGLGEGFQTVRVGTVGTPVGTITLSCAYRINLAFMSTRAGEDNGAVYPSVEDSQEVCTTSFSTSPPSQLIGPGKEGGVPPIPSQPAHGTQADQERMCTPLDGVHYSAATPSSSEDTETVSNSSEGKCGSPHDLLETIFMRKVGAFVNKPINQVTMANLDIPFAMFAPKNVELEDNDPMVNPPDSPETESPLQGSLHSEGSSGSSTGNTHDDFVMIDFKPAFSKDDILPMDLGTFYREFQNPPQLSSLSIDIGAQSMAEDLEMGWSESCLSGSTGWSRLLPPTERVKCTGALQLE from the exons ATGTCAGTGAACAG ATTGCCATATGCAATGGACACTGATCTCAGTTCCCAGGACAGGAAGGACCTGGACAAGTTCATcaaattttttgctttaaag acAGTACAAGTAATTGTCCAGGCCCGACTTGGAGAGAAAATCTGTACCCGATCATCATCCTCCCCAACAGGCTCTGACTGg TTCAATTTGGCAATCAAAGATATACCAGAGGTTACTcatgaagcaaaaaaagcccTGGCAGGACAACTACCTGCTGTTGGACGGTCTATGTGCGTGGAGATTTCTCTCAAAACTTCAGAG GGGGACTCTATGGAGCTGGAAATTTGGTGTctagaaatgaatgaaaa GTGTGACAAGGAAATCAAAGTTTCATACACCGTGTACAACAGGCTGTCTCTACTGCTGAAGTCCTTGCTTGCTATAACGAGGGTAACTCCAGCCTACAGACTCTCAAGGAAACAAGGCCATGAATATGTAATATTGTACAG gaTATATTTTGGTGAAGTGCAACTGAGTGGCTTGGGAGAAG GTTTCCAGACAGTCCGTGTTGGGACGGTGGGTACCCCAGTGGGCACCATCACTTTGTCTTGTGCCTACAGAATCAACCTCGCTTTCATGTCAACCAG AGCTGGTGAGGACAATGGTGCAGTATACCCCTCAGTAGAAGATTCCCAAGAAGTGTGTACCACATCTTTTTCCACCTCTCCTCCGTCTCAG TTGATTGGTCCAGGCAAAGAGGGGGGAGTTCCCCCAATTCCTAGCCAGCCAGCACATGGTACTCAAGCTGACCAAGAGAGGATGTGCACCCCACTGGATGGAGTCCACTACTCAGCAGCTACTCCTTCTAGTAG CGAGGACACAGAAACAGTATCAAACAGCAGTGAAGGGAAGTGTGGCTCCCCACATGACCTTTTGGAGACCATCTTTATGAGGAAGGTGGGAGCTTTTGTCAACAAACCCATTAACCAG GTGACCATGGCCAACTTAGACATTCCTTTTGCCATGTTTGCTCCCAAGAATGTTGAGCTGGAAGATAACGACCCCATG GTCAATCCTCCTGACTCCCCAGAAACTGAATCTCCTCTACAAGGCAGCTTACACTCGGAGGgctccagtggcagcagcacagggaacaCCCACGATGACTTTGTTATGATTGACTTT AAaccagcattttcaaaagatgACATTCTTCCAATGGACCTGGGGACATTTTACCGTGAGTTTCAGAACCCCCCTCAACTCAGCAGCCTCTCCATTGACATTGGAGCACAGTCCATGGCAGAGGATTTG gaaATGGGATGGTCAGAGAGCTGCCTGTCAGGAAGCACAGGATGGAGCAGGTTGCTGCCTCCAACAGAGAGGGTAAAATGCACTGGTGCATTACAGTTGGAGTAG